The Glycine soja cultivar W05 chromosome 8, ASM419377v2, whole genome shotgun sequence genome has a window encoding:
- the LOC114424193 gene encoding FBD-associated F-box protein At5g22730-like — protein MKNQNRKKQGESAAKCKKEDYISKLPNSIICNILSYLKVKDAVTTSVLSSKWRNISCNPSNLILDEDNMLIKREHSLTYVLLHLSVVQRLEFKRGRTLAFVSNVNMYLSHVEEVQKIDKLKVCFTFRHNEYGSTDLDRWIRFAVEKNVEEIDLCLLEENHHHLINASPNDGYYVFPCEVVGNYEGQSGSKSFLKSLRLAHCVLAPHMLHNLGFSTLTTMELFKVDLKSELHIQILLSSCSNLEFFGLSECYNMKNLKIEHPYCQKLKYLKVKLCQELKKLVLYSTSLEALEFKGSKIEFVFDAPRLKTFYSPVSDTDACHKELWPVFRLPIDIPQLETLIMECSCNMGKVMTNRLPTLTFPCLRHLEVIKVSTQRQDLWWVARTLKACPMLQRLELHLKTYLCIDDDVRERGWPPKFEHNHLKEVVITGIKGYLCEIEIAIYLLRNAISLEKMTIDPRAKVYIENGKWGQAEAFGNWSRVGKPKVHRHLKQEANSSAVELLIK, from the exons ATGAAGAATCAAAATCGGAAGAAACAAGGGGAATCGGCAGCTAAGTGTAAAAAAGAAGATTATATCAGCAAACTTCCCAATAGCATCATATGCAACATCTTATCTTACCTCAAAGTCAAGGATGCTGTGACGACCAGTGTTCTTTCATCCAAATGGAGGAACATTTCTTGCAATCCAAGCAACCTTATTCTGGATGAAGACAACATGCTAATTAAGCGAGAACACTCTCTAACCTATGTTTTGCTCCACCTAAGCGTGGTGCAAAGGTTGGAATTCAAAAGGGGCAGAACCTTAGCCTTCGTTAGTAATGTCAACATGTACTTGTCACATGTTGAAGAAGTCCAAAAGATTGACAAGTTAAAGGTTTGCTTCACATTTCGCCATAATGAGTATGGCTCCACTGATCTTGATCGGTGGATTCGTTTCGCCGTCGAGAAAAATGTGGAAGAGATTGATCTTTGCTTGTTGGAAGAGAATCATCATCACCTGATCAATGCTAGTCCAAATGATGGATACTATGTTTTCCCCTGTGAAGTTGTTGGCAATTATGAGGGTCAAAGTGGCTCCAAGTCATTTCTGAAGAGTCTTCGATTGGCACATTGTGTACTTGCACCCCACATGTTACATAACTTGGGTTTTAGCACACTTACTACTATGGAACTCTTCAAAGTAGATCTGAAATCTGAATTGCATATTCAGATTTTGTTGTCTAGCTGCAGTAACCTTGAGTTTTTTGGGTTGTCTGAATGTTACAACATGAAGAATCTGAAGATAGAGCACCCCTATTGCCAGAAGTTAAAGTACCTGAAGGTGAAGCTTTGCCAGGAGTTGAAGAAACTTGTGCTCTACAGCACCAGCTTGGAGGCCTTGGAATTCAAGGGAAgcaaaattgaatttgtgttCGATGCTCCAAGACTTAAAACTTTCTACAGTCCTGTGAGTGATACTGATGCTTGTCATAAGGAGCTTTGGCCAGTCTTTAGGCTTCCCATTGACATACCCCAGCTTGAAACTTTGATCATGGAATGCAGCTGTAACATG GGTAAGGTTATGACAAACAGATTGCCGACGTTGACATTTCCATGTTTGAGGCATCTGGAAGTTATCAAAGTGTCCACACAACGACAGGACCTGTGGTGGGTTGCGAGAACTCTGAAGGCATGCCCTATGCTTCAAAGACTAGAGTTGCAT CTGAAGACCTATCTTTGTATTGATGATGATGTAAGGGAAAGAGGTTGGCCTCCCAAATTTGAGCATAATCATCTCAAGGAAGTTGTAATAACCGGCATTAAAGGATACTTATGTGAAATTGAAATTGCAATTTATCTTCTAAGGAACGCAATTTCACTTGAGAAGATGACAATAGATCCACGTGCAAAAGTTTACATTGAAAACGGAAAATGGGGTCAAGCAGAAGCTTTTGGGAATTGGAGCAGGGTAGGGAAGCCGAAGGTCCATAGACATCTAAAGCAAGAAGCTAATTCTTCAGCAGTGGAATTGTTGATAAAGTAA